The genomic region GGCCTCATTGAAGCTTTCCTTGGGACGTGGCGGTGCACGACCATAGCGCCAGAAATCGTAAATTCCGGAGAGCTGAAGTGGGAGATGCTCGATCGCCCAGCAGACGGGGCGGTTTTACAGCGTCTCCAGGAGACCGTAATCGCGCGGCGCCTGCCTCCAGGGGCAGACAGAGCGCAGCACGTGCACGATCCCGCTGATCACACGCCGGTCGTCCACACGGGTAAGCGGAAACTCCGCCTCGCGTAGCCAACACACATCGCCTATTCTTTTGCCCTAGACAGCACACGAACCCCATCCTGCCCCCCGGCAAATAGACTGATCTCACCCAGGGACTCCGCTTGGCAGCAATGCCCCGGTCTCCGCGGCCCTCACCGTGGCGCGGCGCTGCCGCGCAGCTCGGTCTCTGCGCGCAGCTCGGCTTCGATACGAGCAAGGTCCCCGCGAACGTGCTGCTGGCCGAGCCGGAGGGCCGCGCGAAAATCCTCCGCCGCCTGACGAAGTTCGCCGCGGTGGTCGTGGACCCGCGCACGGCCGTAGAACGCGACGCCGTTCTGCGGGTTGAGGCGGATCGCGTCGTTGAAGTCTGCCATTGCTGCGTCGAGATCGCCGCGTTCCTGGTTGAGCAGGCCGCGCAGAGCGAGCGCCGTGTCGTTGCGCGGGTTGAGGCGTATCGCCGCCTCGAGATCGGCCTTTGCCTCGTCGACCCTGCCGGTGTTGAGCAGGATGAGGCCGCGATTGGTCAGGGCCCAGTCATCGCGTGGATCGAGGCGGAGTGCTTCGGTGAAATCGGCCAACGCTGCCGCCTCCTGCCCGCGCAGGAGGTTAGCGAAGCCACGTCGGCTGAAGGCGATCGCGCGCCTCGCCGCGGTCTCGCCCGAGCGGTTGAGAACGGCCGTGCAGCCGCGGATCTGCCGATCGAGAGCCTGATCCTGGAGGCAGTCGTCCCAGTCAGGGTCGCGCTGCTGCGCCGTTGCCACCGAGAGGCCCGAGGGGCTCACGAGCAGCAGGCCGAGCACGATCAAACGCCTTAGCATCTCGCTCTTCCTGGTCACCGCCACCCATCCGGCCACGACGAACGGAGCGAGGACCACACGGCGCTGACAGCATGGGCGCTGTGCGTGGGGGACATGGTCGCGCGTCCTCGCGGTCGGACGGGCAGGCGCCCAGACTATGCAGTGTCTCGCTTGGCTCCGTCACAGTTCCCTCCGTCAAATCCGCTCGTCCGCTGAACGTGCACTGAGGAAACGCTTCTCTTTCAGCTTTGTTCCCCCCTGGGCGATCACGGCTTCGGGCTTGAGGAGCACGCGACCTCGAACCTTGTTTGGGCGGAGGGGAGGAAGATCGCTGACCGTTCGCACTCGGTCATGTCGATCGTCGGAAGGCACATTCGGCTCCATGCGAAACGGTCCCGGAAACTCAGAGCGGAATAGCCGCGGACAGATCCAGCAGCTTAGGGGCAAAGCGGGCGTTCTCAAAAGCTCGGAGTGCCTACGAACGACCCGCGGAAGCAGATCGGAGCTGGAGCGCTGGAACTTTGGGACACGGTCGTGTGGTCCAACTTCGGACCTCGCAACATACGGGCGCGTTAGCCGCGAAGGTGGGACCTGTTGGACCGGCATTGGGACCGCGCCTCGGCCAGCGCTAGACCCGCCCGCGCCACGGCTGCGCCGGGGCGCGGCCAGATGATCCAGAACGCGACGGACGTCATCGCCGCGTCTGCGGGGGCGGGGCCCGATGCCTCAGCGGCGCCGGTGATCAAGCCGGTGGGGCGTACTCCCCAACCCGGCCGCGTCTTTCACGGGCGAGGTGCCGGTGTCGGAGGTGAGCTGGATCGAGCCGATCGAGCCGCCCGACTGCCGGCCGGTCACCCGCAAGCGTGTGCAGGGTGTGGGGGACAGTGTGGGGGCGGCCAGCGCGCTCGGAGCGAAACCTGTGTGAAATCAACGGGCCAAGCGACCAAAATGGCGTCCTCGGCGGGATTCGAACCCACGGCCCCAGGATTAGGAATCCTGTGCTCTATCCAGCTGAGCTACGAGGACGCACGGGGTCCATATCACGCTCGAGGTCTATTGGCACCTCCGGCCCGAGCCCCGTCACCCCGGAGGCTCTTCGAGCACTGGCCGGATCCGTTCCACAGCCGCGAGCAGGGCCGAGCGTATTCCGGGTTCGAGCGCGGAGTGGCCGGCATCGGGAACAATGGTCAGCCGGGCGCGCGGCCAGGCCTCGGCGAGCGCGAAGGCGCTTTCGGGCGGGCAGATCATGTCATACCGCCCCTGGATGATCTCGGCGGGAAGATGGGCGATCCGCTCCATGTGGCCGAGCAGCCCAGGTTCCGGCAGGAACAGTTTGTTGGCGAAATAGTGCGCCTCGATCCGGGCGAGGCCGAGAGCGGTGCGGTCCTCCGCGAAGGAGGCGACGGTGTCGGGGCTTGGCACGAGCGTGCTGCACGACCCCTCATAGACGCTCCATGCGCGCGCGGCGGGAAGATGCACCCTCGGGTCAGGGTGCTCGAGAAGC from Elioraea tepida harbors:
- a CDS encoding tetratricopeptide repeat protein, which encodes MLRRLIVLGLLLVSPSGLSVATAQQRDPDWDDCLQDQALDRQIRGCTAVLNRSGETAARRAIAFSRRGFANLLRGQEAAALADFTEALRLDPRDDWALTNRGLILLNTGRVDEAKADLEAAIRLNPRNDTALALRGLLNQERGDLDAAMADFNDAIRLNPQNGVAFYGRARVHDHRGELRQAAEDFRAALRLGQQHVRGDLARIEAELRAETELRGSAAPR